The Dioscorea cayenensis subsp. rotundata cultivar TDr96_F1 chromosome 19, TDr96_F1_v2_PseudoChromosome.rev07_lg8_w22 25.fasta, whole genome shotgun sequence genome includes a window with the following:
- the LOC120284093 gene encoding pentatricopeptide repeat-containing protein At1g32415, mitochondrial-like codes for MLSAYSRIPSLLPFAHQLFHQMSHRNVISFTAFLSALSHSGLITEALELFHSMPDRNIITYNAMVSALVRSSKLEDARKLFDDMPERNSASWNALISGYTERWRMADARHLFDQVPDHHRDVVSWTALIAGYCRAGAVSKAYDRFSIMAPNRNIVTWTAMIGGLVWNGFYEDAILLFKKMMNRMTDVKQNKENNHINSHCESGSCRRPLQPGDASFATLFNSSSS; via the coding sequence ATGCTCTCAGCCTATTCCCGCATCCCCTCTCTCCTCCCCTTCGCCCACCAGCTCTTCCATCAGATGTCGCACCGCAACGTTATCTCCTTTACCGCTTTCCTCTCCGCTCTCTCCCACTCCGGCCTTATTACCGAAGCCCTCGAGCTCTTCCACTCTATGCCGGATCGTAACATCATCACTTACAACGCCATGGTCTCCGCCTTAGTTCGTAGCAGCAAACTCGAAGACGCACGTAAGCTGTTCGACGATATGCCTGAGAGGAACTCAGCCTCATGGAACGCGCTCATATCCGGGTACACCGAGCGCTGGCGCATGGCCGACGCGCGGCACCTTTTCGACCAGGTGCCCGATCATCATCGCGATGTGGTCTCTTGGACGGCCCTCATCGCTGGATACTGCCGCGCTGGCGCCGTCTCTAAAGCGTACGATCGCTTCTCCATCATGGCACCGAATCGCAACATTGTCACTTGGACGGCTATGATTGGAGGCCTCGTTTGGAACGGGTTCTACGAAGATGCGATACTTCTTTTCAAGAAGATGATGAATCGGATGACTGACGTTAAgcaaaacaaggaaaacaatCATATTAACTCACATTGTGAATCAGGTTCATGCCGGCGCCCATTGCAACCCGGTGATGCCTCTTTTGCTACATTATTTAACTCTTCATCTTCATAA